From the genome of Streptomyces sp. V1I1, one region includes:
- the cydD gene encoding thiol reductant ABC exporter subunit CydD: MKPIDPRLLRYARATRRFLIAVVLLGLVGASLVVAQAMLIAEVVVGAFQKGLSTSGLGMPLALLAAVAVGRAVVSWLTELAAHRASAAVKSELRGRLLERAAELGPGWLSGQRTGSLVALATRGVDALDDYFSRYLPQLGLAVVVPVAVLARIVTEDWVSAAVIVVTLPLIPLFMVLIGWATQARMDRQWRLLSRLSGHFLDVVAGLPTLKVFGRAKAQAESIRSITSEYRQATLRTLRIAFLSSFALELLSTLSVALVAVGIGMRLVHGDLDLYTGLVILILAPEAYLPIRQVGAQYHAAAEGLSAAEEIFRVLETEPRAGGTGEPGTLRLELDGVTVRHTGRSEASLNAASLVVEPGETVALVGPSGVGKSTLLDVLLGFVEPAEGRVRVGGADLASLDLDRWRERIAWVPQRPYLFAGTVAENLRLARPDADETAVREALRDAGAYDFVTALPQGVDTLLGEDGAGISAGQRQRLALARAFLADRPLLLLDEPTAALDGETEAGIVDAVRRLAEGRTVLLVVHRPALLAVADRVVELRAPVSAVGGGSVEGLRPASLDGTGEGSVEGLRPAASPEGAGGGSVEGLCPSASPEGVKELHPSGSDLAALARVRGMAGELRGRFALGLLLGSLALGSAVGLMAVSGWLISRASEHPPVLYLMVAVTATRAFGIGRAVFRYAERLVSHDAVLRMLAELRVAVYRRLERIAPAGLRQARRGDLLSRLVADVDALQDYWLRWLLPAGVAVVVGAGSVGFTAWLLPEAGAVLAVGLLVAGVAVPLISGTCARRAERELAPARGALAIRVVDLLRGTAELTVAGALKGRLDKTREADRWLTRIASQGAAATALGGGLSALACGLTVVCAAFAGVQAVRDGRLDGVSLAVVLLTPLAAFEAVTGLPTAVQYRQRVKRSAERVYEVLDAPVPVHEPESPLTPPGTAFPLEVRGLRARYAGQERDALDGVDLTLTAGKRIAVVGTSGSGKTTLAQVLLRFLDAREGAYTIGGVQAAALDGDAVRRFVGLCAQDAHLFDSSVRENLRLARTAATEDELRQALGRARLMEWVDALPDGLDTLVGEHGAQLSGGQRQRLALARALLADFPVLVLDEPAEHLDLATADALTADLLTATEGRTTLLITHRLQGLDAVDEIVVLEAGRIAQRGSYAELAAAEGLLRRMLEHERAADLLGTRSSG, encoded by the coding sequence GTGAAACCGATCGACCCACGTCTGCTCCGGTACGCCCGGGCCACCCGTCGCTTTCTGATCGCGGTGGTGCTCCTCGGACTTGTCGGGGCGTCGCTGGTCGTCGCCCAGGCGATGCTGATCGCCGAAGTGGTGGTGGGGGCCTTCCAGAAGGGGCTCTCCACCTCCGGCCTCGGTATGCCGCTGGCGCTGCTGGCGGCGGTCGCGGTCGGCCGGGCAGTCGTGTCCTGGCTGACCGAACTGGCCGCGCACCGGGCGAGCGCGGCGGTCAAGTCGGAACTGCGCGGGCGGCTGCTGGAGCGGGCTGCCGAGCTGGGGCCGGGCTGGCTGAGCGGACAGCGCACAGGCTCGCTGGTGGCGCTCGCGACCCGCGGTGTCGATGCGCTGGACGACTACTTCTCGCGCTATCTGCCGCAGTTGGGGCTCGCGGTGGTGGTGCCGGTGGCGGTGCTGGCACGGATCGTGACCGAGGACTGGGTCTCGGCGGCGGTCATTGTGGTGACGCTGCCGCTGATTCCGCTGTTCATGGTGCTCATCGGCTGGGCCACCCAGGCGCGGATGGACCGCCAGTGGCGGCTGCTGTCCCGGCTGTCGGGGCACTTCCTGGATGTGGTCGCCGGTCTGCCGACACTGAAGGTGTTCGGGCGGGCGAAGGCGCAGGCCGAGTCGATCCGGTCCATCACCTCGGAGTACCGGCAGGCCACACTGCGGACGCTGCGGATCGCGTTCCTCTCGTCGTTCGCGCTGGAGCTGCTGTCGACGCTCTCGGTGGCGCTGGTGGCCGTCGGCATCGGGATGCGGCTGGTCCACGGGGACCTGGATCTGTACACGGGGCTGGTGATCCTGATCCTGGCGCCCGAGGCGTATCTGCCGATCCGGCAGGTGGGGGCGCAGTATCACGCGGCGGCCGAGGGGCTTTCGGCCGCGGAGGAGATCTTCCGGGTACTGGAGACCGAGCCGCGGGCGGGCGGTACCGGGGAACCGGGCACGCTGCGGCTGGAGTTGGACGGGGTGACCGTCCGCCATACGGGGCGCAGCGAGGCGTCGTTGAACGCGGCTTCGCTGGTGGTGGAGCCCGGCGAGACGGTCGCGCTTGTCGGGCCGAGCGGCGTCGGAAAGTCGACGCTGCTTGACGTACTGCTGGGGTTCGTGGAGCCGGCCGAGGGGCGAGTGCGGGTCGGCGGCGCGGATCTCGCCAGTCTTGATCTGGACCGGTGGCGGGAGCGGATCGCCTGGGTGCCGCAGCGCCCGTATCTCTTCGCGGGGACGGTCGCGGAGAACCTACGGCTGGCGCGGCCGGACGCCGATGAGACAGCGGTGCGGGAAGCGCTGCGGGACGCCGGCGCGTACGACTTCGTGACCGCACTCCCCCAGGGTGTGGACACTCTGCTCGGGGAGGACGGCGCGGGGATCTCGGCCGGTCAGCGGCAACGGCTCGCGCTGGCCCGGGCGTTCCTCGCTGACCGGCCGCTGCTGCTGCTCGACGAGCCGACGGCGGCGCTGGACGGGGAGACGGAGGCGGGCATCGTCGACGCGGTACGGCGGCTGGCGGAGGGGCGGACGGTGCTGCTGGTGGTCCACCGCCCGGCGCTGCTGGCCGTGGCGGACAGGGTGGTGGAGCTGCGGGCGCCTGTGAGCGCCGTGGGAGGGGGCTCGGTCGAGGGGCTGCGTCCGGCTTCGCTGGACGGTACGGGAGAGGGCTCGGTCGAGGGGCTGCGTCCGGCGGCTTCGCCGGAGGGCGCGGGAGGGGGCTCGGTCGAAGGGCTGTGTCCCTCGGCTTCGCCGGAGGGGGTCAAGGAACTGCATCCCTCCGGGTCCGACTTGGCTGCCCTTGCGCGGGTACGGGGGATGGCCGGGGAGCTGCGGGGGCGCTTCGCGCTCGGGCTGCTGCTCGGCAGCCTCGCTCTGGGATCCGCGGTGGGGCTCATGGCCGTATCCGGCTGGCTCATCTCGCGCGCCTCCGAGCACCCGCCGGTGCTCTATCTGATGGTGGCCGTGACTGCGACCCGGGCCTTCGGTATCGGGCGGGCCGTCTTCCGGTACGCCGAGCGGCTCGTCTCGCACGACGCCGTGCTGCGGATGCTCGCCGAGCTGCGGGTCGCCGTCTACCGCAGGCTCGAGCGGATCGCGCCCGCCGGGCTGCGGCAGGCCCGGCGCGGCGATCTGCTGTCCCGGCTCGTTGCCGATGTGGACGCCCTGCAGGACTACTGGCTGCGCTGGCTGCTGCCCGCGGGCGTGGCCGTCGTCGTGGGAGCGGGGTCCGTCGGCTTCACGGCGTGGCTGCTGCCCGAGGCCGGGGCGGTGCTCGCCGTCGGCCTCCTCGTCGCTGGGGTGGCCGTCCCGCTGATCAGCGGGACCTGTGCACGGCGGGCCGAGCGGGAACTCGCCCCCGCGCGCGGGGCGCTGGCCATCCGGGTCGTCGACCTCCTGCGCGGGACCGCCGAACTGACCGTCGCCGGAGCGCTGAAGGGCCGGCTGGACAAGACGCGGGAGGCCGACCGGTGGCTGACCCGGATCGCCTCGCAGGGCGCCGCGGCCACCGCGCTCGGCGGCGGGCTCTCCGCGCTGGCCTGCGGGCTGACCGTCGTGTGCGCCGCGTTCGCCGGGGTGCAGGCGGTGCGTGACGGGCGGCTCGACGGGGTGTCCCTGGCGGTCGTGTTGCTCACTCCGCTCGCCGCGTTCGAGGCGGTCACCGGGCTTCCGACGGCAGTGCAGTACCGGCAGCGGGTCAAGCGGAGCGCCGAGCGGGTGTACGAGGTGCTGGACGCGCCCGTCCCCGTACACGAACCGGAGTCGCCACTCACCCCGCCCGGGACGGCATTCCCGCTCGAAGTGCGGGGCCTTCGGGCCCGGTACGCCGGGCAGGAGCGGGACGCACTCGACGGCGTCGATCTGACGCTGACCGCGGGGAAGCGCATTGCCGTCGTCGGGACCTCGGGGTCGGGGAAGACCACCCTTGCGCAGGTGCTGCTCCGCTTCCTGGATGCCAGGGAGGGGGCGTACACGATCGGCGGCGTGCAGGCGGCCGCGCTCGACGGGGACGCGGTCCGGCGCTTCGTCGGGCTGTGTGCGCAGGACGCGCATCTCTTCGACAGTTCCGTACGGGAGAACCTCAGGCTCGCGCGTACGGCGGCGACGGAGGACGAGCTGAGGCAGGCGCTGGGCAGGGCGAGGCTGATGGAGTGGGTCGACGCGCTGCCCGACGGCCTCGACACCCTCGTCGGCGAGCACGGCGCGCAGCTCTCCGGCGGTCAGCGGCAGCGGCTGGCGCTCGCCCGCGCGCTCCTCGCCGACTTCCCCGTACTCGTACTCGACGAGCCCGCCGAGCATCTCGATCTGGCGACGGCGGACGCGCTGACGGCGGATCTGCTGACGGCGACCGAGGGGCGGACGACGCTGCTGATCACGCACCGGCTGCAAGGCCTGGACGCCGTCGACGAGATCGTCGTCCTGGAAGCGGGGCGGATCGCGCAGCGCGGTTCCTACGCCGAGCTCGCCGCGGCCGAGGGTCTGCTGAGGCGGATGCTGGAGCACGAGCGGGCGGCGGACCTGCTCGGTACACGGTCCTCCGGGTGA
- a CDS encoding M23 family metallopeptidase: MRLRHRDRLLLVPVLLCALLGPSAPEAMASDGPQASTSAEVAQLFEDAAKATATYEQGRRRAEVQRDKADGLQMQLNEQRDELETIRDEVGSVARAQYRTGGTLALTAQLLLARNPDEMLRGRRLAWQAGLAVNRLLGRVGQANRKLTLVEGKARAARRELDAREAQLATIKRSIEAKLEAAQWKLQAEADRSVAAGTCSGAVKLGRSGGKPPRGAAWVAPVEKYELSAGFNSAGERWAKRHTGQDFAVGIGTPVRAIGAGRVISVSCGGGFGIEVVVQHPGGYFSQYAHLAAVTVDQGDRVRIGQWIGQTGTTGNSTGPHLHFEVRLTPYLGSGVDPVAWLNARGVWL, translated from the coding sequence ATGCGCTTGAGACACCGCGACCGGCTGCTGCTCGTCCCGGTTCTGCTGTGCGCGCTCCTTGGCCCGAGCGCGCCCGAGGCCATGGCGTCCGACGGGCCGCAAGCCAGCACCAGCGCCGAGGTGGCGCAGCTGTTCGAGGACGCGGCGAAGGCCACCGCGACCTACGAGCAGGGCAGGCGGAGGGCCGAGGTACAGCGCGACAAGGCGGACGGGCTGCAAATGCAGCTGAACGAGCAACGGGATGAACTCGAAACGATCCGCGACGAGGTGGGCAGCGTCGCCCGCGCCCAGTACCGCACCGGCGGGACGCTCGCGCTCACTGCGCAGCTGCTGCTCGCCAGGAACCCCGACGAAATGCTCCGCGGACGGCGGCTGGCCTGGCAGGCGGGGCTGGCCGTGAACCGGTTGCTCGGCCGGGTCGGGCAGGCCAACCGCAAGCTCACCCTGGTCGAGGGGAAGGCCCGGGCCGCCCGGCGCGAGCTCGATGCCCGCGAGGCGCAGCTGGCGACGATCAAGCGGTCCATCGAAGCGAAGCTGGAGGCCGCGCAGTGGAAGCTGCAGGCTGAGGCGGACCGCAGCGTAGCGGCAGGCACGTGTTCGGGCGCCGTAAAGCTCGGCCGCAGCGGGGGCAAGCCGCCGCGGGGTGCGGCGTGGGTGGCGCCGGTGGAGAAGTACGAACTGTCCGCCGGGTTCAACAGTGCCGGTGAGCGCTGGGCGAAGCGGCACACCGGCCAGGACTTCGCGGTGGGCATCGGGACCCCGGTGCGGGCGATCGGGGCGGGCCGGGTGATCTCCGTCTCCTGCGGCGGCGGCTTCGGAATCGAGGTCGTCGTGCAGCACCCGGGCGGCTACTTCTCGCAGTACGCGCATCTGGCGGCGGTCACCGTCGACCAGGGCGATCGGGTACGCATCGGGCAGTGGATCGGACAGACCGGTACCACGGGCAACTCGACGGGGCCGCACCTGCATTTCGAGGTGCGGCTCACGCCGTATCTGGGGTCCGGGGTGGATCCGGTGGCCTGGTTGAACGCGCGCGGCGTCTGGCTCTAG
- a CDS encoding Cof-type HAD-IIB family hydrolase, with the protein MTSATDPFPLPAAPRLIATDLDGTLLRDDKSVSDRTIAALAAAEDAGIEVFFVTGRPARWMDVVSEHVHGHGLAICANGAAVVDLHAGGKLLEVRALERSIALDVVRTLRDAAPGTSFAVELTTGIHYEPDYPPFHLDPGATVATAEKLLDEDHPDAGAPVIKLLAHHPELTPDGFLTLARTAAGELASFTRSSPTALLEVSGLGVSKASTLALCCAQRGISADEVVAFGDMPNDVEMLTWAGTSYAMGNAHPDVIAAASGRTVANNDDGVAVVIEQILKNV; encoded by the coding sequence GTGACCTCAGCTACCGATCCCTTCCCGCTGCCCGCTGCCCCCCGGCTGATCGCCACTGACCTGGACGGCACTCTGCTACGCGACGACAAGTCCGTGTCCGACCGTACGATCGCCGCCCTCGCCGCCGCCGAGGACGCGGGGATCGAGGTCTTCTTCGTCACCGGACGGCCGGCCCGCTGGATGGACGTCGTCAGCGAGCATGTTCACGGCCATGGGCTGGCCATCTGCGCCAATGGCGCGGCCGTCGTGGATCTGCACGCCGGCGGCAAGCTGCTGGAGGTCCGCGCCCTGGAGCGGAGCATCGCCCTCGATGTCGTACGGACCCTGCGCGACGCCGCTCCCGGCACCTCTTTCGCGGTCGAGCTGACAACCGGCATCCACTACGAGCCGGACTACCCGCCCTTCCATCTCGACCCGGGCGCGACCGTCGCCACCGCAGAGAAGCTGCTCGACGAGGACCATCCCGACGCCGGCGCCCCAGTGATCAAGCTGCTCGCCCACCACCCCGAGCTGACGCCCGACGGCTTCCTCACCCTGGCCCGTACGGCCGCCGGCGAGCTCGCGTCCTTCACCCGCTCCAGCCCGACCGCGCTGCTCGAGGTCAGCGGTCTGGGCGTGAGCAAGGCCAGCACGCTGGCGCTCTGCTGCGCCCAGCGCGGGATCTCCGCCGACGAGGTCGTCGCCTTCGGGGACATGCCCAACGATGTGGAGATGCTGACCTGGGCCGGGACCTCGTACGCGATGGGCAACGCGCACCCGGACGTGATCGCCGCGGCCTCCGGACGGACTGTCGCCAACAATGATGACGGCGTGGCGGTCGTCATCGAGCAGATCCTCAAGAACGTTTAG
- a CDS encoding LLM class flavin-dependent oxidoreductase, which yields MRLSTVILPVRPWHNGGRDEWLRAEQLGFHTAYTYDHLSWRSFRDGPWYGAVPTLTAAAAATERLRLGTLVTSPNFRHPVTLAKELISLDDISGGRITLGIGAGGMGFDATALGQEAWTPRERADRFGEFVPLLDRLLTEDSVTYEGTFYSAVEARNIPGCVQRPRLPFAVAATGPRGLKLAANHGQAWVTTGDPKLFETGTPEQSVEAIRGQIEKLGKACADIGRDVAELDKILLTGFTPEPGRVLESLDAFVDFAGRHFELGFTEIVLHAPIPDSYFAADQAVFEQIATEGLAQLTR from the coding sequence ATGCGTTTGAGTACCGTGATCCTCCCTGTTCGCCCCTGGCACAACGGTGGCCGCGACGAGTGGCTCCGAGCCGAGCAGCTCGGCTTCCACACCGCGTACACCTACGACCATCTGTCGTGGCGGTCCTTCCGCGACGGCCCTTGGTACGGCGCGGTCCCGACGCTGACTGCCGCGGCCGCCGCCACCGAGCGGCTGCGTCTCGGCACCCTGGTCACCTCGCCGAACTTCCGGCACCCGGTGACCCTCGCCAAGGAGCTGATCTCGCTCGACGACATCTCCGGCGGACGGATCACGCTGGGAATCGGCGCGGGCGGCATGGGCTTCGACGCGACGGCGCTGGGTCAGGAGGCATGGACACCGCGTGAACGGGCCGACCGGTTCGGCGAGTTCGTGCCGCTGCTCGACCGGCTGCTGACCGAGGACTCCGTGACGTACGAGGGGACCTTCTACTCGGCGGTCGAGGCCCGCAACATCCCCGGCTGTGTGCAGCGGCCCAGGCTGCCCTTCGCCGTCGCGGCCACCGGGCCGCGCGGGCTGAAGCTCGCGGCGAATCACGGGCAGGCATGGGTGACCACCGGCGACCCGAAGCTGTTCGAGACGGGCACGCCCGAGCAGTCCGTCGAGGCCATCCGCGGGCAGATCGAGAAGCTCGGCAAGGCGTGTGCGGACATCGGCCGGGATGTGGCCGAGCTGGACAAGATCCTGCTCACCGGCTTCACCCCGGAACCCGGCCGCGTGCTGGAGTCCCTCGACGCCTTCGTCGACTTCGCGGGCAGGCACTTCGAGCTCGGCTTCACGGAGATCGTGCTGCACGCTCCGATCCCGGACTCGTACTTCGCCGCGGACCAGGCGGTCTTCGAGCAGATCGCGACGGAAGGCCTCGCTCAGCTGACCCGCTGA
- a CDS encoding RNA 2'-phosphotransferase, with product MNARPDEQRTVKVSKYLSKHLRHQPDRLGITLDENGWVAVDELMRAAAAHGFLFTRAELDHVVAVNDKQRFTIDGTRIRANQGHTVEVDLDLPPAEPPAYLYHGTVARSLEAIRAEGLRPMKRHHVHLSPDRETATRVGARRGRPVVLSVYAGAMHQAGHLFHVSTNGVWLTEAVPPEFLRFPGA from the coding sequence ATGAACGCAAGACCCGATGAACAACGCACCGTGAAGGTGTCGAAGTACCTCTCGAAGCATCTGCGGCACCAGCCGGACCGGCTCGGCATCACACTCGACGAGAACGGCTGGGTGGCGGTGGACGAGCTGATGCGGGCCGCGGCCGCGCACGGCTTCCTGTTCACCCGCGCCGAGCTCGACCATGTCGTGGCCGTCAACGACAAGCAGCGCTTCACGATCGACGGCACGCGCATCCGTGCCAATCAGGGCCACACCGTCGAGGTCGATCTGGACCTCCCCCCGGCCGAGCCGCCCGCATACCTCTACCACGGCACCGTGGCCCGCAGCCTGGAGGCAATCCGCGCCGAAGGCCTGCGCCCGATGAAGCGCCACCATGTCCATCTCTCGCCCGACCGCGAGACCGCAACCCGCGTCGGCGCCCGCCGCGGCCGCCCCGTCGTCCTCTCCGTATACGCCGGGGCGATGCATCAGGCGGGCCACCTCTTCCACGTCAGCACCAACGGCGTCTGGCTCACCGAGGCCGTACCGCCGGAGTTTCTGCGCTTCCCCGGCGCGTAG
- a CDS encoding MerR family transcriptional regulator gives MSEQPVAEYRIEDLAHHSGATVRTIRAYQDRGLLPKPERRGRANVYGSTHLARLRQIADLLDRGYTLASIKELLEAWDAGRGLGGVLGLVAEVQGPWTDEEAARITRAELDGKFGGKPDEAAVAEAVDLGVLERIPGHDDEFLVPSPQELAVAAELYAAGVPLSAISGHLRELRGQVEHIASRFLEFTTEHVFARYLGHRPPTDADAAEAASLVRRLRPLAQQTVDAELARAMRTFATRHLQQHLGAEGPPPTDSEPRSVTLPPETIRAVHRLVGQENAAAFITAAAEREVQARTLDALTSKDGDSKQFDQRA, from the coding sequence TTGTCCGAGCAGCCAGTAGCCGAGTACCGGATCGAGGATCTGGCGCACCACAGCGGCGCCACCGTCCGTACGATCCGCGCCTACCAGGACCGCGGACTGCTGCCGAAGCCGGAGCGGCGAGGGCGGGCCAATGTGTACGGCTCCACACACCTCGCCCGGCTGCGGCAGATCGCAGACCTGCTCGACCGCGGCTACACCCTGGCTTCGATCAAGGAGTTGCTGGAGGCCTGGGACGCCGGGAGGGGGCTCGGTGGGGTGCTCGGCCTGGTCGCCGAGGTGCAGGGGCCGTGGACGGACGAGGAGGCGGCCCGGATCACCCGCGCCGAGCTGGACGGGAAGTTCGGCGGGAAGCCGGACGAGGCGGCCGTCGCGGAGGCGGTGGACCTCGGTGTGCTGGAGCGGATCCCGGGGCATGACGACGAATTCCTGGTGCCCAGCCCTCAAGAGCTCGCGGTGGCGGCCGAGTTGTACGCGGCGGGGGTGCCGCTCTCGGCAATCTCCGGTCATCTGCGGGAACTTCGCGGTCAGGTGGAGCACATAGCGTCCCGTTTCCTGGAGTTCACCACCGAGCATGTCTTCGCCCGCTATCTGGGCCACCGGCCGCCGACCGACGCTGATGCGGCCGAGGCGGCGTCGCTGGTCCGGCGGCTGCGGCCGCTCGCGCAGCAGACGGTTGATGCCGAACTGGCGCGGGCCATGCGGACGTTCGCCACCCGGCATCTGCAGCAGCACCTGGGTGCCGAGGGGCCGCCGCCGACGGACAGTGAGCCGCGCTCGGTGACGCTGCCGCCGGAGACAATCCGGGCGGTACACCGTCTGGTTGGTCAGGAGAACGCGGCCGCCTTCATCACGGCCGCGGCCGAACGAGAGGTACAGGCAAGGACATTGGACGCCCTGACCTCAAAGGACGGTGATTCCAAGCAATTTGACCAAAGGGCTTGA